CTCGGAATGGCAATCGCGGCCTGCGCGGCCGGCGTGTATCTGGTCGATGTGCGGCCCAAACTGCTGGAAATTCAGGGCAAGTCGCGCTGACGCGATGAAGGTCCTGCTGGCCGCGCCCGCGGCGGCGGTCGTCGCCCTGCTGGCCTGGGTGCCCGTGACGGGCACCGCGTTGGCCGAACCCGGCACCGGAGAGGTCAAGCCTGCCGCACCGTTCGTCGACCACACGCAATGGACGCAGTGGGGACGGTTGACCAGCCTGCGGGTCTTTCCGACGCCATCCGGGCGGCTGGCGGCTAAACAACCCGGCACCGCGGCCGCGGCCGACGAGGCCTGGGCCGAGGTGCTGGCGATGGCACCGGGCGCCGACACTCCCGGCATGCGTGCACAGTTCCTCTGCCATTGGCAGTTCGCCGAAATGGCGCAACCGGGCAAGACGAGCTGGAACCTCGAGCCATGGCGGCCCGTCGTCGACGACGCCGAGATGTTCGCCTCCGGCTGCAATCCCGGCGGCCCGGAAGAGCCCTTCTGATGACGCCGAGTCGAGGGCAACTCGCGGCGCTGGTCGACCACACCTTGCTCAAGCCCGAGGCCACCGACGCCGATGTGGTCGCGCTGGTGGAGGAGGCCGCCGCGCTGGGTGTCTACGCGGTGTGCGTATCCCCGTCGATGGTCCCGGTTGCCGTGGCGACGGGCGGTGTGCGGGTCGCGACGGTGGCCGGCTTTCCGTCCGGCAAACACGTGCCCGCGGTCAAGGCCCAAGAGGCCGCCCAGGCGGTGGCATCCGGTGCGGGCGAAGTCGACATGGTCATCGACGTCGGCGCCGCGCTGGCCGGCCGGCTGGGTGTGGTGCGGTCCGACATCGCTGCGGTGCGCGCCGCGATACCCGATGCCGTACTCAAGGTGATCGTGGAATCAGCTGTGTTGCTGGGTGATTCGGATGGGCGCACACTAACCGACGTGTGCCGGGCCGCCGAAGATGCCGGCGCGGACTTCGTCAAAACCTCGACCGGGTTTCATCCCGCGGGCGGGGCGTCGGTGCGGGCGGTCGCACTGATGGCCGAGACCGTCGGCGGTCGCCTCGGGGTCAAGGCCAGCGGCGGGATTCGCACCGCCGCCGACGCGCTCGCGATGGTGGATGCCGGGGCGACCAGGCTCGGCCTGTCCGGCACGCGGACAGTCCTCGACGGCCTCGGTTAAACCGCGGCGCGCCTAGATGTTGGCGAAGCAGGAATCGTTGTTGTCGCCGGCGGGAATGGTGGCGTTCTGGGTCGAGAAGTGACTCGTCACGCCGGTCGGTGTCACCTGCACGCTGTCGGCGTGGATACCCAATGGGTAGTCGGCGGTCAGTTTCGCGGTATACGCATCCAGCGTCGACTGGACGCTTTCCCGCGGCATGGTGAAGCCCAGTGCGTTGAAGCTCTGGATCTGTAGCTGAATTCCCTTGCCGGACACCACGGGCTTGGTCGTGATGTTGTCCAACATCCCCTTCAGCTCGATGGTGCCGTCGGCGGGATGGGTGGTCACACTGTTAGTGACGAAGGGGCCCAGCACCGGGATCGCGTTCTGCACCGACTCCTTGATGCCATCACTCGTCCAGGTGATGGTCGCGTCGAGCGATCCGATGGTGCCCTTGGACGAGGAGCTCCTGTCCAGCTTGACGTCCTTGATGCCGATGTCAATCTTCATGCCCTTGGCATCGCGGATCTGGTTGCCCGCGGTCGACACCGAGATATTGGTGAAATGCTGCGTCGCGAGCTGCCACAGCAGCAGCGGGGCTACCCCGAACGACGCCGTGGCCTGATCCTGGACCTCGCACGCCACCGCCTCGGCGACCTTGGTGTCGGCCACGTGCCGGGCGTACAGCTCGCCTCCGATCAGTCCCGCGATGAGCAGTGAAACCACGATGATGCAGATCAGGACGATGGAAAGCGGATCGCGGAACCTTTTCTTCTTCGCCGGTGCCGGCTCTTCGCGCGGGGCGGCGATCCGTTCGGTGGGGGCCGCTGGCGGAGGCGGCGGCGGAAAGCCGGCCTGCTGCGTGTCGGCACTGGGCGAATACTGCTGCGCTGCGGCGCCGGAGTCGGCGGGACCAGGCCGCGCGGTGGGGGGTGGGCCGAACGGACCTTGATCCCCGGGACGAGACCACGATGACGGGCCGTCGTTCGGTGGTCCTTGTGGTTTCGTCACTTGACCGATTCTGCCCTATCGCTGCGAGCAAAGTCCGACTGGTTGCGGAGCACCGCGATGCTGTCCCGGGCCTTCGCGACCAAGGCGGCGTCGATGTCGGCGATCACCAATTGCGGGTCGGCACCGGCCGAGGCGACCACCTCGCCCAGCGGCGAGGCCACCAGGCTGCCGCCGACGCCCGTCGGCGCACCCGACGTCGACCCAGAGCCGGCCAGTGTGTCACCGGGATCGGCCTGCCCGGCCGCGGCGATGTAGCTCATCGAGTCCAGCGCGCGTGCGCGGGCCAGCAAGGTCCACTGCTCGAGCTTTCCGGGACCCGAACCCCAGGACGCGCAGGCGGCGATGAGTTGGGCGCCGCGCCGGGCCAGCTCGGTGTAGAGCTGCGGGAAGCGGATGTCGTAGCAAATGGTCAGGCCCACGCCGACCCCGTCGACCGTGATCACCACCGGTTCCCGGCCGGGTGCGACGGTGCGCGACTCGGTAAAGCCGAACGCGTCGTAGAGATGGATCTTGTCGTAGTGGGCGTCCAGCTGGTTAGGCGTGCCCGGACCGGTCGCGATCAGCGTGTTCGTCACGCGTCCGTCACCGGCCGGAGTGAACATACCGGCGATCACCGTGATGCCGGAGTCGGCCGCGATCCGCCGGACGCCGTCCGCCCACGGCCCGTCGACGGGCTCGGCGATCGGTGCCAGCGGGACACCGAACCGACACATGGTGGCTTCGGGAAACACCACCAGCGTCGCGCCGGCGTCGGCAGCCCGGCCGGTGTAATCGCGGACCTGCGCCAGGTTCGCCGCCGGATCGCTGCCACTCAGCATTTGCGCCAACGCGATTCGCATGGTCGCCAGCTTAGGAGCCCCGCGTCGGTCAGGCGTTGTTGGTGATCCACTCGGTGGTGAAGCGCTGTTCCCTGGTCACCAGATCGGACAGATGGGTGCCGATGATCTTCTCCACCTTGCCGCCGATCAGGGGGATCCGTACGTGGATGGTGACCCGAAACGTCAGGCGGGCGCCGCCGCGAGCAATGGGTGACAGCTCGGCAGTCCCCGACACATTCACCGGGGTGTCCACGATCGAGCCCTTGATGGACGCCGTCGCGACACCGTCGGTCACCGGTCCCCAGGTCTCTTCGCGTCGGAAATACAGATCGCCCCGGTGTAGCTGGGTGACCATGGCGGGCAGGTTGTGGCTGTGCACCTCCTGCAGCGTCACCACCTCGATGGTGCCGTCGTCCCCGGATTCACCACCGACCCGGATCGATTCCAGCCGTGCCTCGTCGACCGGAATGTCGGCCAGTCTGGCCCGCCAGTAGTCCGCCTCGCAGAAAGCCCGATGAAGATCCTCGACGCTGTCCACGTAGTCCGTAGATAAGTCGAATGAGCGGGGCATAGCAGGTCAGGCTACCGTTACGGGCCATGAATCCGAGCGAAGCCGGATCGCTGTTCACTGGTGCACGCGTCGCCGAGGCGGTGCCGTTAGCGCCGTTGACCACGTTGCGGGTGGGACCGGTCGCGCGACGCCTGATTACCTGCACCAGTAGCGAACAGGTCGTCGCCGTGCTGGCTGAGCTGGACTCGGCGACCCGCGGCGGTGACTACGGACCGGTGCTGGTGTTGGCGGGCGGTTCCAACCTGGTGATCGCCGACGATCTGACCGACGTGACCGCGGTGAAGTTGGCCTCTCGCGGAATCACCATCGACGGCAATCTGGTGCGCGCCGAGGCGGGCGCGGTGTGGGACGACGTGGTGGTGGCGGCCATCGAACACGGGCTGGGTGGACTGGAATGCCTGTCCGGCATCCCAGGCTCGGCTGGTGCCACCCCGGTGCAGAACGTCGGAGCGTACGGCGCCGAGGTGGCCGACACGATCACCCGCGTGCGGGTGCTGGATCGCGCCAGCGGTGCGGTGCGCTGGATACCCGGCGGCGAGTTGGGCTTCGGCTATCGCACCAGCATGTTCAAACGGGCCGGCGGTCAGCAGGTTCCCAGCGTGGTACTGGAAGTGGAGTTCGCACTGGACGATTCGGGCCGCAGCGCGCCCCTGCGTTACGCCGAGCTCACGGCGGCACTGAACGCGGCCACCGGTGAGCGTGCCGAGCCGCGCGCGGTTCGCGAAGCGGTGCTGGCGCTGCGGGCCCGCAAGGGCATGGTGCTCGACGCGGCCGACCACGACACCTGGAGCGTGGGTTCGTTTTTCACCAACCCGGTTGTCGCGCGGGAGGTCTACGAATCGCTGGCGCACCGGACCGACGGCCCGGTGCCCAACTACCCGGCGCCCGACGGCGTCAAGTTGGCCGCCGGCTGGCTGGTGGAGCACGCGGGCTTCGGCAAGGGCTATCCGGACGACCCGGCCGCGCCCTGCCGGTTGTCCACCAAGCACGCGCTTGCTCTGACCAACCGCGGCAATGCCTGCACCGCGGACGTGATCAGGCTGGCGCGCACCGTCCGCGACGGGGTCCGCGACGTGTTTGCCATCACACTGGAACCCGAACCCGTCCTGCTCGGGTGCGCGCTGTAGCCGTGAATTTCGCGTACCAGTAGATTTTCGCGACTTGTCGTGGCGGAAAGCGTGTCGTTCCTGCCGGTATCTTTGGATTTCGTGAGCACAACCCGCGCCGAGCCGCCGATTAATCGGCGGGTGGCTTTGACAGCCCTCGGGCTGGGTGTGTTCGCGCCGAGCGTGCTGGCGGCCTGCAGCGGCACCGTGACCAAGCAAACGCAGAAGAAAGAGCAGTCGGCGCCGAATCTCAAATACCAGCCCGCCGACGCCGCCGCGGATGTGGTTCCGATCGCGCCAGTCAGCGTTGTGGTCAGCGACGGCTGGTTCCAGAAGGTGGCGTTGACGAGCTCCGAGGGCAAGGTTGTCGCGGGAGCGTTCAACCAGGACCGCACCGTGTACACGACGACCGAACCGTTGGGCTACGACACCAGCTATAGCTGGAGCGGGTCGGTCGTCGGCCACGACGGCAAGACGGTGCCCGTCGCGGGCAAATTCACCACTGTCGCGCCCAGCAAGAAGGTCGATGGCGGCTTCCAGTTGGCCGACGGCCAGACCGTCGGCGTTGCCGCGCCGATCATCATCCAGTTCGATGCGCCGATCAGCGACAAGGCGGCCGTTGAGAAGGCGCTGACCGTCACCACCAACCCGCCCGTCGAGGGCAGTTGGGCCTGGCTGCCCGACGAGCAGCAGGGTGCCCGCATCCACTACCGGACCCGCGAGTATTACCCGGCCGGTACCACCGTCAACGTGGACGCGAAGTTCTACGGGCTGCCGTTCGGTGACGGCGCCTACGGCCTGCAGGACATGTCGCTGAAGATCCAGATCGGCCGCAAGCAGGTGGTCAAGGCCGAGGTGACGTCGCACCGCATCCAGGTGGTCCGCGACGAAGGCGTGATCATGGACTTCCCCTGCAGCTACGGAGAGGCCGATAAGGCGCGCAACGTGACTCGCAACGGCATCCACGTGGTCACCGAGAAATACGCGGACTTCTACATGTCCAACCCCGCGGCCGGTTACACCAACGCCCACGAACGCTGGGCGGTGCGGATCTCCAACAATGGCGAGTTCATCCATGCCAATCCATCGAGCGCCGGCGCGCAGGGCAACACCAACGTCACCAACGGCTGCATCAACCTGTCGACCGAAGATGCCGCGGAGTACTACCCCACCGCGATGTACGGCGACCCGGTCGAGGTGACCGGCAGCACGATCCAGTTGTCCTACTCCGACGGCGACATATGGGACTGGGCCGTCGATTGGGATACCTGGGTGGCCATGTCGGCGCTGCCGCCCCCGAACGCGCATCCGCCGGCGAGCCAGATCCCGGTCACCGCGCCCGTGACACCGTCGACCGCGCCGAGTTTGTCGGGGACCCCGACCACCACGACGACCACGACGTCGTCGTCGCCTAGCCCTGGCGGTTAAACCGCATGGTGTTGGCCTGATCGCGTGGCTTGAGGACGATCAGGTCCAAGTCCACGTGCGAAGGCCGCGACGCCACGAACCCGATCACCTCGGCCACGTCGCCCGCCGTCAGCGGCGTGATGCCGGCATAGACCGAGTCGGCACGCTGTTGATCGCCGTCGAAACGGGCCAGCGAGAACTCGGTTTCCACTGCGCCCGGGGCGATTTCGGTGAGCCGCACCGGCTTCCCCAGCAGCTCCCCGCGCAGCGTGCGGTGCAGCGCGCCCTGGGCGTGCTTGGCCGCGGTGTAGCCGGCGCCGCCGTCGTAAACCTCCAGCGCGGCCACCGAGGTGACAGTGACGATCAGGCCGTCGCCGGAGTCGACCAGCTTGGGCAGCAGCGCGCGGGTGACCCGCAGCGTGCCGAGCACGTTGGTCTCCCACATCCACCGCCAGTGCTCGAGGTCCGCATCGGCCACGGGCGCCAATCCGCGGGCGCCGCCGGCGTTATTGATCAGCACGTCGACTCGGCTCAATTTGCCGGCGAGCGTCTCGACGGCCGCGTCGTCTGTGACGTCAGCCACAATTGCGGTGCCGCCGATCTCTTTCGCGAGGGCGTTTATCCGATCCGCGCGTCGCGCCACTGCGACGACGTGAAACCCAAGAGCGGCAAGGGTTTTGGCGGTTGCTTCGCCGATCCCGGAGCTGGCGCCAGTCACGACGGCGACCCGTTGGTGCGCGTTATTTGAACTCACTGAGACAACTCTAATAAACGTGCTAAATTCCTGATGTGCACCACAGCGCCCTGTTCAACAACACTGCCGCGTGTCTTTGCGCGGCATGTGCGTGTTGTTGCCGCGCACTTTGCCGCGCCTGAACCCAAACAGGTTGTGGCCAAGACCGGCCCTCGGAACTCGGACAAAGGACGCTCGTGCGCTCGACTTCTCTCACCCATACACTTCATTCGCCCAGCCGTAAGGGCCACCTGCGGCTGCACCGCCAGATTCTGCCGCCGTCGCTGCACATCTCCGACTCCGCCGCCGCCTCGGTGTTCCGGGCGGTCAGGCTGCGCGGCCCGGTCGGCCGCGACGTCATCGCCGGAGTCACGTCGCTGAGCATTGCGACGGTAAACCGCCAGGTCATCGCGCTGCTTGACGCGGGACTACTGCGGGAACGCGCCGACCTGGCAGTCTCCGGAGCCATCGGACGCCCGCGGGTACCGGTGGAGATCAACCACGAGCCGTTCGTGACGCTGGGCATCCACATCGGCGCCCGGACCACCAGCATCGTGGCCACCGACCTGTTCGGCCGCACGCTGGACACGGTGGAAACCCCGACACCGCTGAGCCCGCCGGGAGCCGCACTGACATCGCTGGCCGAGAGCGCCAGCCGGTACCTGAGGCGCTGGCATCGCCGGCGGCCGCTCTGGGTCGGGGTGGCCATCGGTGGCACCGTCGACGGGGCCACCGGGCACGTCGACCACCCGCGGTTGGGCTGGCGGCAAGCGCCGGTCGGACCGGTGCTTGCCGACGCGCTGAGCCTGCCGGTGTCGGTGGCCTCCCACGTCGACGCGATGGCGGGAGCCGAGCTGCTGCTGGGTATGCGGCGGTTCGCGCCGAGCTCGCCGACCAGCCTCTACGTCTACGCCCGCGAGACCGTGGGCTACGCGCTGGTGATCGGCGGACGGGTGCACTGCCCGTCCAGCGGCCCCGGCACCATCGCGGGTCTGCCCGCCTACTCTGAATTGCTCGGCGGGACCGGGGCGCTGGAGTCCACGGTCAGCGACGAGGCCGTGCTGGCCGCGGCGCGCCGACTGCGCATCCTGCCGGCGGCTCCCGCGGGTCGTGCCAACGGCTCGGCCACGGGCATCACGGATCTGCTGCGGGTGGCCCGGGCCGGGAACCAGCAGGCCAAGGATCTGCTCTCGGAGCGGGCCCGGGTGTTGGGTGAGGCGGTCGCGTTGCTGCGTGACCTGCTCAATCCCGACGAGCTGGTGGTCGGTGGGCAGGCCTTCACCGAGTACCCGGAGGCGATGGAGCAGGTGGAAGCGGCGTTCGCCGAGCGTTCGGTGCTCACGCCGCGGGATATCCGCGTCACCGCCTTCGGCAACCGGGTGCAGGAGGCCGGAGCGGGCATTGTGTCGCTCGGCGGGCTGTACGCCGACCCGCTGGGTGCGATGCGCCGCGCCGGCGTGATCGGTTCACGGATCCCGGAAATCGTCCCGGAGTCGTCCGCCTGACGCGAACGGCGTGGGTTGCCTGCACACCCGTGCTGTAAAGATGAAAGTGTGCGGCACGACGATGTCCTCCTGTTGAACGATCCCCGTCGGGTCGCGCTGTTGGCAGTGCACACTTCACCCCTGGCCCAACCGGGTACCGGCGACGCCGGCGGGATGAACGTCTACGTGCTGCAAAGCGCGTTGCATCTGGCCCGGCGCGGGATCGAGGTGGAGATCTTCACCCGGGCCACCGCGTCGGCCGATCCGCCGGTCGTCCAGGTCGAGCCCGGCGTGCTGGTGCGCAACGTGGTGGCGGGGCCGTTCGAGGGCCTGGACAAATATGACCTGCCTACCCAGCTGTGCGCGTTCGCGGCCGGGGTGCTGCGCGCCGAGGCGTCGCACGAACCCGGCTACTACGACATCGTGCACTCGCACTATTGGCTGTCCGGGCAGGTCGGCTGGCTGGCGCGCGATCGCTGGGCGGTGCCGCTGGTGCACACCGCGCATACGCTTGCCGCGGTCAAGAACGCGGCGCTGGCCGCAGGCGACGCACCCGAGCCGCCGCTGCGCACCGTGGGGGAGCAGCAGGTCGTCGATGAGGCGGACCGGCTGATCGTCAACACCGATGACGAAGCAAGGCAACTGCTTTCGATCCACCACGCCGATCCGGAGCGAATCGACGTGGTCCATCCCGGCGTCGACCTGGAGGTGTTCCATCCGGGTGATCGACGGGCGGCCCGCGCCGCACTGGGGCTCCCGCTCGACGAACAGATCGTCGCCTTCGTCGGACGAATCCAGCCTCTGAAGGCGCCCGACATCGTGTTGCGGGCAGCGGCGAAACTGCCGGAGGTGCGCATCGTGGTGGCCGGCGGCCCGTCGGGCAGTGGTCTGGCTACGCCGGACGGGCTGGTCCGCCTCGCCGACGAACTCGGGATCACGGCGCGGGTGACATTCTTGCCGCCGCAATCCCGACCGAACCTGGCCACTTTGTTCCAGGCCGCGAATCTGGTTGCGGTGCCGAGCTATTCGGAGTCGTTCGGCTTGGTTGCCGTCGAGGCGCAGGCTTGCGGCACGCCGGTGGTGGCCGCCGCGGTCGGCGGGTTGCCGGTCGCGGTGCGCGACGGTGTCACCGGCTCGTTGGTTTCCGGGCATGACGTCGACGACTGGGCGCACGCGCTCGGTGAGCTGCTGCGGCTCGACGGGACGCCGCAAGCCGCCGCGATGAGCCGGGCCGCGGCCGCGCACGCGGCGACGTTCTCCTGGGAGAACACCACCGACGCGCTGCTGGGCAGCTATCGGCGGGCCATCGGCGACTTCGCCGCGGCGCGGCAGCGCCGGGTTCGCGACCGGGTAGCGGCACGCAAACCGCGCCGCTGGACACCGCGTCGCGGGGTGGGCGCATGAGTTCGTCGGTGCAGCAGGTGATCGAGCATGCCCTCGAGGTCAGCGAGCTGACCTACTCCAAACACGAAGGCGCACATGGCGGCCGGCCGGGGCTGGTGGTGGAATTGCCCGGCGAGCGCAAGCTCAAGACCAACACCATCCTGAGCATCGGTGAGCATTCGGTGCGCGTCGAGGCGTTCGTGTGCCGCAAGCCCGACGAGAACCACGAGGGCGTCTATCGGTTCCTGCTCAGGCGCAACCGCCGGCTCTACGGAGTCGCCTACACGCTCGACAACGTCGGCGACATCTATTTGGTCGGCCGGATGTCGCTGGCATCGGTTGACGCCGACGAAATCGACCGCGTGCTGGGTCAGGTACTCGAAGCGGTGGATTCGGACTTTAATACGTTGCTGGAGTTGGGTTTTCGCTCATCGATTCAGAAGGAATGGGATTGGCGGGTATCCCGCGGCGAGTCGCTGAAGAATTTGGAGGCCTTCGCCCACCTGATCGACGACGACGATCAGGTCGATTAGCTCCGCGAGCGTAACGTGGCTGCGATTTTCGGGCCCGCATTTCGCGGTGGCGTTACGCTCGGCGAGCCGCAGAACCTGCGTGAGAGACTAAGCGGCATGGGTGACACTGCCACACTGGTACTGCTTCGCCATGGCGAAAGCGAATGGAACTCGCTGAACCTGTTCACGGGCTGGGTCGACGTCGGCCTCACCGAAAAAGGCCGGGCCGAAGCGGTTCGCAGCGGCCAGTTGCTGACCGAACACGATCTGCTGCCCGACGTGCTCTACACCTCGCTGTTGCGGCGCGCGATCACCACGGCGCATCTGGCGTTGGACGCCGCCGACCGGCTGTGGATCCCAGTACAGCGCAGCTGGCGGCTCAACGAACGCCACTACGGCGCGCTGCAGGGCCTGGACAAGGCCGAAACCAAGGCCCGCTACGGCGACGAGCAGTTCATGGCGTGGCGGCGCAGCTACGACACCCCGCCACCGCCGATCGAGAAGGGCAGCGAGTTCAGCCAGGACGCCGACCCGCGCTACGCCGACATCGGCGGCGGACCGCTCACCGAATGCCTGGCCGACGTGGTTGTGCGTTTCCTGCCCTACTTCACCGACGTCATCGTCCCGGATCTGCGCTTCGGCAAGACGGTGCTGATCGTCGCCCACGGCAACTCGTTGCGCGCCCTGGTCAAGCACCTCGACCAGGTATCCGACGAGGAGATCTCGGAGCTCAACATCCCGACCGGTATTCCGTTGCGCTACGATCTGGGCGCCGATCTGCGTCCGTTAGTGCCCGGCGGTATCTACCTGGACCCTGAGGCCGCCGCTGCCGGCGCCGCGGCGGTAGCCAGCCAGGGTGCCCGGTAGGCTTGCGGGGGCTGGCTGATTTCGCCGCTTTCAAGCGTCAAAGGCCCGTCGGCCAAACATCGAGTGAACGACGGCCGAACACCTGTAGCTCAAGCTGTGACTTGTCCGATTTTGGCCTCGTTCCGCTAGGGCTGCGTTCACCAGATTTGTAGGATTTCGTTCGTGACTGTGTTCTCGGCGCTGTTGCTGGCCGGGGTCTTGTCCGTGCTGGCGCTGGCCGTTGGTGTAGCGGCCGGCACTCGGTTGTCCGCACATGTGGTGCGGCGCCGCCACCGAGTGGCCACCGAATCGACCGGAATCACCGTCGCGCAGATGCTCCAACAAATCGTCACCCTGATGCCGCTGGGCGCCGCTGTGGTGGATTCACATCGCGACGTCGTCTACCTCAACGAGCGGGCCAAGGAATTGGGCCTGGTGCGCGATCGTCAGCTCGACGACCAGGCCTGGCAAGCGGCGCAGCAGGCGCTCGGCGGCGATGACGTCGAATTCGACCTCCAGCCCGGCAAGCGTGGGGCCGCTGGACGGTCCGGGATATCGGTGCACGGTCAAGCCCGGCTGCTCAGCGAAGAGGACCGCCGGTTCGCAGTGGTCTTTGTCCACGACCAGTCCGACTACGCCCGCATGGAGGCCACCAGGCGCGACTTCGTGGCCAACGTCAGCCACGAGCTCAAGACCCCGGTCGGCGCCATGGCCCTGCTCGCCGAGGCCCTGCTGGCGTCGGCGGACGACTCGGAAACCGTGCGCCGGTTCGCCGAGAAGGTGCTGATCGAGGCCAACAGGCTGGGCGACATGGTCGCCGAGCTGATCGAGTTGTCCCGGCTGCAGGGCGCCGAGCGGTTGCCCAACGTGACCGCTGTAGACGTCGATAGCGTTGTGTCCGAAGCGATTTCGCGTCACAAGGTGGCTGCGGACAACGCTAAGATCGAGGTTCGCACCGACTCGCCTACCGGCCTGCGGGTGCTGGGGGACCAAACGCTGCTGGTGACCGCATTGGCCAATCTGGTCTCTAATGCGATCGCGTATTCGCCGCCGGGTTCACCGGTGTCGATCAGCCGTCGCCGTCGTGGCGACAACATCGAGATCGCGGTCACCGATCGCGGCATCGGCATTGCTCTCGAAGATCAGGAGCGGGTCTTCGAGCGGTTTTTCCGGGGGGACAAGGCGCGTTCGCGAGCCACCGGCGGCAGTGGGCTGGGGCTGGCGATCGTCAAACACGTTGCGGCCAACCATGACGGCAGCATCGGCGTGTGGAGCAAGCCGGGAACCGGTTCGACGTTCACGTTGTCCATCCCGGCCTATCAGGACAGCGATAGCGACGAAGAAACCGAGCAACCCCGGGTTCGCGACGCGCGGCCCAGCAGGTCACAACGAGAGGAAGAATTAAGTCGATGACCAGTGTGCTGATCGTGGAGGACGAGGAGTCGCTTGCCGATCCACTGGCCTTCCTGCTTCGTAAGGAAGGCTTCGAAGCCACCGTGGTGACCGATGGTTCAGCGGCGCTGTCCGAGTTCGACCGTGCCGGCGCGGACATCGTGCTGCTTGATCTGATGTTGCCGGGCATGTCGGGAACGGACGTGTGCAAGCAGCTGCGCGCTCGCTCCAGCGTGCCGGTGATCATGGTGACTGCCCGCGACAGCGAGATCGACAAGGTGGTCGGCCTGGAGCTCGGCGCCGATGACTATGTGACCAAACCCTATTCGGCGCGTGAGTTGATCGCCCGGATCCGGGCGGTGCTGCGCCGCGGTGGCGACGACGACTCCGAGATCAGCGACGGCGTATTGGAATCCGGTCCGGTGCGGATGGACGTCGAGCGGCATGTCGTGTCGGTCAATGGCGACACAATCACCTTGCCGCTCAAGGAGTTTGATCTGCTCGAGTACCTGATGCGCAACAGCGGGCGGGTGCTCACCCGTGGGCAGCTGATCGATCGGGTCTGGGGCGCGGACTACGTCGGCGATACCAAGACACTGGACGTCCACGTCAAGCGCCTGCGGTCCAAGATCGAAGCCGACCCGGCCAACCCGGTGCACCTGGTGACGGTTCGCGGCCTGGGATACAAGCTCGAGGGCTGATTCCGGCAATTGCGCTTGGCGCGCGACGCTCGCCGTGCTTGACAAATGCACGTCGTGTCAAAGAGTCCGTACCTGGGGTACGAACTCTCTACTTGTGGCCGACTTGAATTCGGCAATCTCCCCCAAGAAAGACCATGCGCCGGGAATTCCCCCAAAAATATAACTCGGATTGGTGCTGAGGGAATTCCTTTTGACCCTCAGCCAATTACCTGACCGCGCCCGGAATCCGCTTATTGTACTCTTGTCCAGTTCATATTCATTTGCCTCAAGAAAAGGGGTACTGTCATGGATTTTGGGTTGCTACCACCGGAGGTCAATTCGGGGTTGATGTATACGGGTTCCGGGGTGGGGCCGCTGCTAGCGGCCGCTGCCGGCTGGGACGAAGTGGCCGCGCAGTTGGAGTCGACCGCCAGCGGGTATTCGTCGGAAGTTTCCGCGTTGACCGGCGCGTGGGTTGGCCCGTCGTCGCTGACGATGGCGGCCGCGGCCGCACCATACACGGCGTGGCTGCAGGCTAGTGCCGCCCAGGCTGCGCAGACCGCGGCCCAGGCCTATGGGGCGGCGGCGGCCTATGAGGCGGCGTTTGCGGCCACGGTTCCTCCGCCGGTGATTGCGGCCAATCGGGCGCAGTTGATGGCGTTGATTGCGA
The DNA window shown above is from Mycobacterium sp. Aquia_216 and carries:
- a CDS encoding SDR family oxidoreductase, whose product is MSSNNAHQRVAVVTGASSGIGEATAKTLAALGFHVVAVARRADRINALAKEIGGTAIVADVTDDAAVETLAGKLSRVDVLINNAGGARGLAPVADADLEHWRWMWETNVLGTLRVTRALLPKLVDSGDGLIVTVTSVAALEVYDGGAGYTAAKHAQGALHRTLRGELLGKPVRLTEIAPGAVETEFSLARFDGDQQRADSVYAGITPLTAGDVAEVIGFVASRPSHVDLDLIVLKPRDQANTMRFNRQG
- a CDS encoding ROK family transcriptional regulator gives rise to the protein MRSTSLTHTLHSPSRKGHLRLHRQILPPSLHISDSAAASVFRAVRLRGPVGRDVIAGVTSLSIATVNRQVIALLDAGLLRERADLAVSGAIGRPRVPVEINHEPFVTLGIHIGARTTSIVATDLFGRTLDTVETPTPLSPPGAALTSLAESASRYLRRWHRRRPLWVGVAIGGTVDGATGHVDHPRLGWRQAPVGPVLADALSLPVSVASHVDAMAGAELLLGMRRFAPSSPTSLYVYARETVGYALVIGGRVHCPSSGPGTIAGLPAYSELLGGTGALESTVSDEAVLAAARRLRILPAAPAGRANGSATGITDLLRVARAGNQQAKDLLSERARVLGEAVALLRDLLNPDELVVGGQAFTEYPEAMEQVEAAFAERSVLTPRDIRVTAFGNRVQEAGAGIVSLGGLYADPLGAMRRAGVIGSRIPEIVPESSA
- the mshA gene encoding D-inositol-3-phosphate glycosyltransferase — translated: MRHDDVLLLNDPRRVALLAVHTSPLAQPGTGDAGGMNVYVLQSALHLARRGIEVEIFTRATASADPPVVQVEPGVLVRNVVAGPFEGLDKYDLPTQLCAFAAGVLRAEASHEPGYYDIVHSHYWLSGQVGWLARDRWAVPLVHTAHTLAAVKNAALAAGDAPEPPLRTVGEQQVVDEADRLIVNTDDEARQLLSIHHADPERIDVVHPGVDLEVFHPGDRRAARAALGLPLDEQIVAFVGRIQPLKAPDIVLRAAAKLPEVRIVVAGGPSGSGLATPDGLVRLADELGITARVTFLPPQSRPNLATLFQAANLVAVPSYSESFGLVAVEAQACGTPVVAAAVGGLPVAVRDGVTGSLVSGHDVDDWAHALGELLRLDGTPQAAAMSRAAAAHAATFSWENTTDALLGSYRRAIGDFAAARQRRVRDRVAARKPRRWTPRRGVGA
- a CDS encoding YbjN domain-containing protein, with amino-acid sequence MSSSVQQVIEHALEVSELTYSKHEGAHGGRPGLVVELPGERKLKTNTILSIGEHSVRVEAFVCRKPDENHEGVYRFLLRRNRRLYGVAYTLDNVGDIYLVGRMSLASVDADEIDRVLGQVLEAVDSDFNTLLELGFRSSIQKEWDWRVSRGESLKNLEAFAHLIDDDDQVD
- a CDS encoding phosphoglyceromutase — protein: MGDTATLVLLRHGESEWNSLNLFTGWVDVGLTEKGRAEAVRSGQLLTEHDLLPDVLYTSLLRRAITTAHLALDAADRLWIPVQRSWRLNERHYGALQGLDKAETKARYGDEQFMAWRRSYDTPPPPIEKGSEFSQDADPRYADIGGGPLTECLADVVVRFLPYFTDVIVPDLRFGKTVLIVAHGNSLRALVKHLDQVSDEEISELNIPTGIPLRYDLGADLRPLVPGGIYLDPEAAAAGAAAVASQGAR
- a CDS encoding sensor histidine kinase, translated to MTVFSALLLAGVLSVLALAVGVAAGTRLSAHVVRRRHRVATESTGITVAQMLQQIVTLMPLGAAVVDSHRDVVYLNERAKELGLVRDRQLDDQAWQAAQQALGGDDVEFDLQPGKRGAAGRSGISVHGQARLLSEEDRRFAVVFVHDQSDYARMEATRRDFVANVSHELKTPVGAMALLAEALLASADDSETVRRFAEKVLIEANRLGDMVAELIELSRLQGAERLPNVTAVDVDSVVSEAISRHKVAADNAKIEVRTDSPTGLRVLGDQTLLVTALANLVSNAIAYSPPGSPVSISRRRRGDNIEIAVTDRGIGIALEDQERVFERFFRGDKARSRATGGSGLGLAIVKHVAANHDGSIGVWSKPGTGSTFTLSIPAYQDSDSDEETEQPRVRDARPSRSQREEELSR